One Labrus mixtus chromosome 12, fLabMix1.1, whole genome shotgun sequence DNA segment encodes these proteins:
- the LOC132985211 gene encoding kelch-like protein 29 → MGMNQRSLTAVTCFNRQNSGTEGGVMVADVWCYMSLLDNWSLVSRMTVARCRHNSLVYDGKLYTIGGLGVSGNLDHVERYTITSKWETVSPLPKPVNSASAIVCGGKVYVFGGVNEAGRSAGVLQSFIPQSNTWSFIESLREITDTPLQ, encoded by the exons ATGGGGATGAACCAGCGCTCCCTGACAGCAGTCACCTGTTTCAACCGTCAGAACA GTGGCACAGAGGGCGGTGTGATGGTGGCCGACGTCTGGTGCTACATGTCCCTGCTGGACAACTGGAGTCTGGTGTCTCGGATGACGGTGGCTCGCTGCAGACACAACAGCCTGGTGTACGACGGAAAGCTCTACACCATCGGAGGACTGGGAGTATCAGGGAACCTGGACCATGTGGAGAG gTACACAATCACCAGCAAGTGGGAGACGGTCTCTCCTCTCCCTAAGCCGGTAAATTCAGCATCAGCCATAGTGTGCGGAGGGAAGGTCTACGTGTTCGGAGGGGTCAACGAGGCTGGGCGCTCGGCTGGGGTCCTCCAGTCCTTCATACCACAGAGCAACACCTGGAGCTTCATCGAATCACTTAGAGAG ATAACAGATACGCCCCTGCAGTGA